From the Sporichthyaceae bacterium genome, one window contains:
- a CDS encoding nuclease-related domain-containing protein, whose protein sequence is MDLSTNRPGAVAQSAARALVRARPVPTLLARLCSRTTPDAGLREAAEAERRTAITLDRLGAAWRVLHSVPLGPDRPPISHLVIGPAGVFTVLPSLHRVWRRQLNPERVTVRVLGEDVLVDGIAKPYVPQARTQAWQAARVLSAAAGEPVHVRPLVVIVGPEDLTFHTAPDRVEVLGRRHLPRRLREFPIRYSPDRVNAVHEIARRADLWVDFGENENDGVGPGEPGPTPSRTAWVRPAG, encoded by the coding sequence ATGGACTTGAGCACGAACCGACCCGGGGCCGTCGCCCAGAGCGCGGCCCGCGCGCTCGTGCGCGCCCGCCCGGTCCCCACGTTGCTGGCCCGCCTGTGCAGCCGGACCACCCCGGACGCCGGGTTGCGAGAGGCCGCCGAGGCCGAACGTCGCACGGCGATCACGTTGGATCGACTCGGCGCGGCCTGGCGCGTGCTGCACTCGGTGCCGCTCGGACCGGACCGACCGCCGATCAGCCACCTGGTGATCGGGCCCGCCGGGGTGTTCACCGTGCTGCCGAGCCTGCACCGAGTGTGGCGCCGCCAGCTGAATCCGGAGCGGGTCACGGTGCGGGTGCTGGGCGAGGACGTGCTCGTCGACGGGATCGCGAAGCCCTACGTCCCGCAGGCCCGGACGCAGGCCTGGCAGGCGGCCCGGGTGCTGTCCGCGGCGGCCGGCGAGCCGGTCCACGTCCGTCCGCTGGTGGTGATCGTCGGCCCGGAGGACCTCACGTTCCACACTGCGCCGGACCGTGTCGAGGTGCTCGGCCGGCGGCATCTGCCGCGCCGTTTGCGGGAATTCCCGATCAGATATTCACCCGATCGGGTTAATGCAGTGCACGAAATCGCTCGCCGAGCCGATCTCTGGGTCGATTTCGGCGAGAACGAGAATGACGGTGTCGGACCGGGCGAACCCGGTCCGACACCGTCGCGTACTGCTTGGGTCAGGCCTGCGGGATGA
- a CDS encoding cyclase family protein, which translates to MLIDLSHPVTDGMPVWPGDPTVRLRPAARIPTAGYNLLALELGSQSGTHVDAPFHVGDDLPRLDELPLDRFVGPAVVADLRHLAAGAAIETADLDPVRRQLRPGAVLLLCTGWSRHWGTAEYANHPWLSPAAAQLVLDAGVRTIGIDAPSVDASIAGPPDLPTHRLLAQRHAVIAENLTNLDALPAQDSVPGTITVWLMPLALAGADGAPVRAVAQVREPG; encoded by the coding sequence GTGCTGATCGACCTGTCGCATCCCGTCACGGACGGGATGCCGGTGTGGCCCGGCGACCCCACCGTCCGCCTGCGCCCGGCCGCACGGATCCCCACCGCCGGTTACAACCTGCTCGCCCTGGAACTCGGCTCGCAGAGCGGCACCCACGTGGACGCGCCGTTCCACGTCGGCGACGACCTGCCCCGCCTCGACGAGCTACCGCTGGACCGGTTCGTCGGTCCGGCGGTGGTCGCCGACCTGCGGCACCTGGCCGCGGGCGCCGCGATCGAGACCGCGGACCTGGACCCGGTTCGGCGGCAGCTGCGGCCCGGGGCGGTGCTGCTGCTCTGCACCGGGTGGTCGCGGCACTGGGGCACCGCCGAGTACGCCAATCACCCGTGGCTCAGCCCGGCCGCCGCACAGCTGGTGCTGGACGCCGGGGTGCGCACCATCGGCATCGATGCGCCCAGCGTCGACGCCTCGATCGCCGGCCCGCCCGATCTGCCCACACATCGACTGCTGGCGCAGCGGCACGCGGTGATCGCCGAGAACCTCACGAATCTCGACGCCCTGCCGGCCCAGGACAGCGTCCCGGGGACGATCACGGTCTGGCTGATGCCGCTGGCGCTGGCCGGCGCCGACGGCGCCCCGGTGCGCGCGGTGGCCCAGGTGCGCGAACCCGGCTGA
- a CDS encoding pyridoxamine 5'-phosphate oxidase has protein sequence MIDLSKYTELVGRDKGQAIVSTTRADGSVQCSLVNSGVLNHPITGEPVVGYVAIGGTRKLANLRLRPQSTIAVHVGWEWCAVEGQAELIGPDDPCPGIDAERLRVLLREVFASCGGTHDDWDAYDAAMREERRTAVLIRPDRAYPASGRR, from the coding sequence GTGATTGATCTGAGCAAGTACACGGAACTCGTGGGCCGCGACAAGGGCCAGGCCATCGTCTCGACCACCCGGGCCGACGGGTCGGTGCAGTGCTCGCTGGTCAACTCCGGGGTGCTGAACCACCCGATCACCGGCGAGCCCGTGGTCGGCTACGTCGCCATCGGTGGCACGCGCAAGCTGGCCAATCTCCGGTTGCGCCCGCAGAGCACGATCGCGGTCCACGTGGGCTGGGAGTGGTGCGCCGTCGAGGGCCAGGCCGAGCTGATCGGCCCGGACGACCCGTGCCCCGGCATCGACGCCGAACGCCTGCGCGTGCTGCTGCGCGAGGTGTTCGCGTCCTGCGGCGGAACCCACGACGACTGGGACGCCTACGACGCCGCGATGCGCGAGGAGCGCCGCACCGCCGTGCTGATCCGACCCGATCGGGCCTACCCGGCCTCCGGGCGCCGCTGA